A part of Carettochelys insculpta isolate YL-2023 chromosome 1, ASM3395843v1, whole genome shotgun sequence genomic DNA contains:
- the LOC142004440 gene encoding gap junction beta-6 protein-like, giving the protein MDWGTLQAILGGVNKHSTSIGKIWLTVMFIFRVMILVVAAEEVWGDEQNDFVCNTLQPGCKNVCYDHFFPISHIRLWALQLIFVSTPALLVAMHVAYRKHEKKKELTKGGQTCQYKDIEEIKSQRFHIQGPLWWTYTSSIFFRMIFEALFMYAFYFMYDGFRMPRLVKCDAWPCPNIVDCFVSRPTEKTVFTIFMIAVSGICILLNVAEFSYLVVKVFLKRSRRAGCHPNHETKEESKQNEMNELISDSCPNTVSGLPRH; this is encoded by the coding sequence ATGGACTGGGGAACTCTGCAGGCCATTTTAGGAGGTGTAAATAAACACTCCACCAGTATCGGCAAGATCTGGCTCACTGTTATGTTCATTTTCCGTGTTATGATCCTTGTGGTGGCTGCAGAAGAAGTCTGGGGCGATGAACAAAATGACTTTGTCTGCAACACTCTGCAACCAGGATGCAAAAATGTTTGCTATGACCACTTCTTTCCTATCTCTCACATCAGACTGTGGGCCCTTCAGCTCATCTTTGTCTCAACGCCTGCTCTTCTAGTGGCTATGCATGTTGCATACAGAAAGCATGAGAAGAAAAAGGAGCTCACAAAGGGAGGGCAAACCTGCCAATATAAAGACATTGAAGAAATAAAATCTCAAAGATTTCATATTCAGGGTCCCTTGTGGTGGACCTACACCAGTAGCATATTCTTCAGAATGATCTTTGAAGCCCTCTTTATGTATGCATTTTACTTCATGTACGATGGCTTCCGAATGCCACGCCTAGTGAAGTGTgatgcctggccctgccccaacaTCGTGGACTGTTTTGTTTCTCGACCCACTGAAAAGACAGTGTTCACTATTTTCATGATTGCGGTGTCTGGTATTTGCATTTTGTTAAATGTGGCTGAATTCTCTTATCTGGTGGTAAAGGTTTTCCTTAAAAGGTCCCGAAGAGCAGGATGTCACCCCAACCATGAGACTAAAGAGGAAAgtaaacaaaatgaaatgaatgagcTAATATCTGATAGCTGTCCAAACACGGTCTCGGGACTTCCAAGGCACTAA